In Trifolium pratense cultivar HEN17-A07 linkage group LG7, ARS_RC_1.1, whole genome shotgun sequence, a genomic segment contains:
- the LOC123895679 gene encoding ankyrin repeat-containing protein At5g02620-like has protein sequence MTKQLTGKRDDTRLHSAARAGNLDIVRDTLNSAEEDELLELLARQNQDGETALYVAAEYGYIDVVREMIQYYDLVDAGIKARNGFDAFHIAAKQGDIDILKILMEVHPDLSMTVDPSNTTALHTAATQGHIEIVKFLLEAGSSLATIAKSNGKTALHSAARNGHLEVVKALVEKEPGVAIRTDKKGQTALHMAVKGQNLEVVEALIKADPSTINMIDNKGNTPLHIATRKARAQIVKMLLGRQETNLSAVNRSGETAVDTAEKIGNQDIKAILLEHGVQSAKSIKPQATTTARELKQTVSDIKHEVHYQLEHTRQTRKRVQGIAKRINKMNTEGLNNAINSTTVVAVLIATVAFAAIFTVPGQFVDDPNNIPEGMTLGEANIAPQAPFVIFFVFDSIALFISLAVVVVQTSVVVIESKAKKQMAAIINKLMWIACVLVSVAFLALSFVVVGKEEKWLAIFVTIIGTTIMATTLGTMLYWVIKHRIEAKNLRNIRKSSMESKSKSFSVTAYSDSELMNNDFKKMYAI, from the exons ATGACAAAACAATTGACAGGAAAAAGGGATGATACACGTTTGCATTCTGCAGCAAGAGCAGGGAATTTAGATATTGTAAGGGATACCCTTAATTCTGCCGAGGAGGATGAATTGCTTGAATTATTGGCTAGGCAGAATCAAGATGGAGAAACGGCTCTTTATGTTGCTGCTGAGTATGGTTATATTGATGTTGTTAGAGAAATGATTCAATATTATGATCTTGTGGATGCTGGAATTAAAGCAAGAAATGGTTTTGATGCATTTCACATTGCTGCCAAACAAGGGGATATAG ATATATTGAAGATCCTTATGGAGGTTCATCCTGATTTGTCAATGACAGTGGATCCATCAAACACAACAGCATTACACACAGCTGCAACCCAAGGACATATTGAAATAGTAAAATTCCTACTGGAAGCTGGAAGTAGTTTAGCAACCATTGCTAAAAGTAATGGGAAAACAGCACTTCATTCTGCTGCAAGAAATGGACATTTGGAAGTTGTGAAAGCACTTGTTGAGAAAGAGCCTGGTGTTGCAATAAGGACTGATAAGAAGGGCCAAACAGCACTTCACATGGCAGTGAAAGGACAAAATCTTGAGGTAGTGGAGGCATTGATAAAAGCAGATCCTTCAACAATAAACATGATTGATAATAAGGGAAACACTCCATTGCATATAGCAACCAGAAAAGCCAGGGCACAG ATTGTAAAAATGCTTCTAGGACGGCAAGAAACAAATCTAAGTGCTGTTAACAGATCAGGCGAAACAGCAGTAGACACTGCTGAGAAAATAGGGAACCAAGATATCAAAGCCATTCTATTAGAACATGGTGTTCAAAGTGCCAAATCCATAAAACCACAAGCAACGACAACAGCTCGCGAGTTAAAACAAACCGTAAGCGACATAAAGCACGAGGTACATTACCAATTAGAACACACGCGCCAAACGCGGAAACGTGTTCAAGGAATCGCGAAACGTATCAACAAGATGAATACAGAAGGATTAAACAATGCAATAAACTCAACAACCGTTGTAGCAGTACTAATAGCAACAGTTGCATTTGCCGCGATTTTCACTGTCCCTGGTCAATTTGTTGATGATCCAAACAATATTCCAGAAGGGATGACACTTGGTGAAGCAAATATAGCTCCACAAGCACCATTTGTAATTTTCTTTGTGTTTGATTCTATTGCACTCTTTATTTCTCTGGCTGTTGTGGTTGTTCAAACTTCGGTCGTCGTTATAGAAAGCAAAGCAAAGAAACAAATGGCAGCTATTATTAATAAGCTAATGTGGATAGCTTGTGTACTTGTTTCTGTGGCATTTTTGGCATTGTCATTTGTTGTGGTTGGAAAGGAAGAAAAGTGGTTGGCAATTTTTGTTACCATTATAGGGACAACTATAATGGCTACAACTTTGGGAACTATGTTGTATTGGGTTATTAAGCATCGAATTGAAGCAAAAAATTTGAGGAATATAAGGAAATCTTCAATGGAAAGCAAGTCAAAATCTTTTTCAGTGACTGCTTATTCAGATTCTGAGCTGATGAACAATGATTTTAAGAAAATGTATGCTATTTAG